attatttaattgtttttttctgtatttgaagttgaaaaaaaattaaaatttgtggGATATCAGTGTCTAAACTTTGATATGTGATTTGTGAAATGAGTTTATGTCTATTTTTATTTGCAGTTTGAAATCATGGCTGGGCAGGCACCTGAAGGATCAGTATTCGATGGTCGTCAATATGATGCTAAGATGAATGAGTTGTAGGTTTTCCTTTCTTTAGATGCTTGCTTAGTAGATATGTTATTgctttaacatgtttttttcttcCGTGTATTTGTGATTCCATCTTATTGTTTCACTGGCAATGCCCACCTGTGATGCATTCATGCTTATAATTATATACTCATTTTgggtttcatgtgttgatggCCAGACTTGGACCTGATGGGCAAGAGTTTTTTACTTCTTATGACGAAGTTTGTGAAAGTTTTGATGCCATGGGATTGCAGGAGAACCTTTTGAGGGGTATTTATGCATACGGTATGTACATAAActttttaatgtaatataattttaaatcttgATTATTGCTTAAGAGTTTTGATTACACtttgattgtttatatttaaaatgatattaatttattgtcaaaatgtaatttttttaagaatctTGAATGCTTGCTGCACTTTCTGTTTTGATTATTAtcattgttttatgttattgatAACTGAGCATTTATATGGGTGCTGTATTACTTCTGATAAGGTTTTGAGAAACCCTCTGCCATTCAGCAAAGGGGGATTGTTCCTTTCTGCAAGGGGCTTGATGTAATCCAGCAAGCACAATCTGGAACTGGAAAAACTGCTACCTTTTGCTCTGGAGTTTTGCAGCAGCTTGATTACAGCTTAGTTGAGTGCCAGGCACTAGTTCTTGCACCTACTCGTGAACTTGCACAACAAATTGAGAAGGTCATGCGAGCCCTAGGGGACTATCTAGGTGTAAAGGTTCATGCTTGTGTTGGTGGGACCAGTGTTCGTGAAGATCAACGCATCCTTTCAAGTGGGGTTCATGTAGTTGTTGGTACGCCTGGTCGTGTATTTGACATGCTGCGCAGACAATCTTTGCGCCCTGATTACATCAAGATGTTTGTATTGGATGAGGCAGATGAGATGCTCTCTCGAGGTTTTAAGGATCAGGTTATCTCATTTACCGAtgttgctttctttaatttgctTCATTCTGTGGATTTATTGCTATGGAACAAAATTCTGCCTTggtattttatttgaattttaaccaAATGTATAGATGATGATTATAATTGCTACCTTTAAAGTTGTTAGTTGTGGTATGTCAGTCAAACAATATATTAGCCTGTTAAAGGCATAACTTACAATTGACTAGATTTTGCACCTGAAAGAATAGGGGAAATGAAAAATCATGTTTTCAGTCTCTTggcttccttttcttttatatatctttttttcatctctatgaaaatttgaaaaaaaaaaatcatgtggagctattatttgaaaaagatatttttttcacTAAGTGCTTActtgtttaatgttattaagGACAGGAAGATATAAATACCTGCCATTTTGAAAACTGTATGTTATGGTTTGCTGTCTTCATCGGTAGCATGTGCATGGGAAATAGAAAATAGCTGCAACTTTATCTGCCTTTTGGTTGATTCATAAAGTGTATCCTTCTGAATTTGtctttttttcaacttttcagATCTATGATATCTTTCAGCTACTGCCTCCTAAGATTCAGGTTGGGGTATTCTCTGCCACAATGCCTCCAGAAGCGCTGGAAATCACTAGGAAGTTTATGAACAAACCTGTGAGGATTCTTGTTAAACGTGATGAGCTTACTCTGGAGGGGATCAAGCAGTTTTTTGTCAATATAGACAAGGAGGAATGGAAGCTAGAGACACTGTGTGATCTTTATGAAACTTTGGCAATCACCCAGAGTGTTATCTTTGTGAACACTAGACGCAAGGTAGATTGGCTGACAGACAAAATGCGGAATCGTGATCACACAGTTTCAGCCACCCACGGAGATATGGACCAAAACACAAGGGATATCATCATGAGGGAATTCCGCTCTGGGTCCTCCCGTGTTCTTATCACCACAGATCTTTTGGCCCGTGGTATCGATGTCCAGCAAGTCTCACTTGTTATAAATTATGATCTGCCAACACAGCCAGAGAACTATCTCCATCGAATTGGTCGTAGTGGTCGGTTTGGGAG
This Vigna angularis cultivar LongXiaoDou No.4 chromosome 4, ASM1680809v1, whole genome shotgun sequence DNA region includes the following protein-coding sequences:
- the LOC108331837 gene encoding eukaryotic initiation factor 4A-10, which produces MAGQAPEGSVFDGRQYDAKMNELLGPDGQEFFTSYDEVCESFDAMGLQENLLRGIYAYGFEKPSAIQQRGIVPFCKGLDVIQQAQSGTGKTATFCSGVLQQLDYSLVECQALVLAPTRELAQQIEKVMRALGDYLGVKVHACVGGTSVREDQRILSSGVHVVVGTPGRVFDMLRRQSLRPDYIKMFVLDEADEMLSRGFKDQIYDIFQLLPPKIQVGVFSATMPPEALEITRKFMNKPVRILVKRDELTLEGIKQFFVNIDKEEWKLETLCDLYETLAITQSVIFVNTRRKVDWLTDKMRNRDHTVSATHGDMDQNTRDIIMREFRSGSSRVLITTDLLARGIDVQQVSLVINYDLPTQPENYLHRIGRSGRFGRKGVAINFVTSDDERMLLDIQKFYNVMVEELPANVADLI